Proteins from a genomic interval of Helicoverpa armigera isolate CAAS_96S chromosome 9, ASM3070526v1, whole genome shotgun sequence:
- the LOC110372596 gene encoding ADP-ribosylation factor-like protein 6-interacting protein 1 isoform X2, which produces MAEYTISQNQEQQVKKLKRFLEGSRMAILPLKSVILWEQQWHPCAIVGSVSILYFLIWLMDLNSLATFAVVGLFLNFVDFIVPVICNSLYGPTSWTGQHEKMYEEVCKSIVANYNKGLQNVRLFYSLRETSPCMYYILSISMLVTLGWVASSINNTFLLYILSTVMLLWPGVRQRGIFNTLLSMVNMAPKSVKSE; this is translated from the exons ATGGCGGAATACACAATTTCTCAAAATCAG GAACAGCAAGTGAAGAAGCTAAAGAGATTCTTGGAGGGCTCGCGCATGGCGATCCTACCGTTAAAGTCTGTCATTCTGTGGGAACAGCAGTGGCATCCGTGTGCTATTGTTGGCTCTGTCTCCATTCTATATTTTCTCATTTGGCTTATGGATTTGAATTCTCTCGCAACATTTGCTGTTGTTGGCCTTTTCTTGAATTTTGTAGACTTCATAGTTCCAGTTATTTGTAATTCACTGTATGGCCCCACTTCTTGGACAGGACAACATGAGAAAATGTATGAAGAAGTTTGCAAAAGTATTGTAGCGAACTACAATAAAGGCTTGCAAAATGTTCGCTTATTCTATTCTTTAAGGGAAACCAGTCCTTGTATG TACTACATACTTTCCATCAGCATGCTGGTGACATTAGGATGGGTGGCTTCGTCTATCAACAATACATTCCTGTTGTATATACTGTCCACTGTCATGCTGCTCTGGCCTGGCGTACGACAAAGGGGCATCTTCAACACACTACTCTCTATGGTCAATATGGCACCTAAATCTGTCAAATCCGAGTAA
- the LOC110372596 gene encoding ADP-ribosylation factor-like protein 6-interacting protein 1 isoform X1 translates to MAEYTISQNQQEQQVKKLKRFLEGSRMAILPLKSVILWEQQWHPCAIVGSVSILYFLIWLMDLNSLATFAVVGLFLNFVDFIVPVICNSLYGPTSWTGQHEKMYEEVCKSIVANYNKGLQNVRLFYSLRETSPCMYYILSISMLVTLGWVASSINNTFLLYILSTVMLLWPGVRQRGIFNTLLSMVNMAPKSVKSE, encoded by the exons ATGGCGGAATACACAATTTCTCAAAATCAG CAGGAACAGCAAGTGAAGAAGCTAAAGAGATTCTTGGAGGGCTCGCGCATGGCGATCCTACCGTTAAAGTCTGTCATTCTGTGGGAACAGCAGTGGCATCCGTGTGCTATTGTTGGCTCTGTCTCCATTCTATATTTTCTCATTTGGCTTATGGATTTGAATTCTCTCGCAACATTTGCTGTTGTTGGCCTTTTCTTGAATTTTGTAGACTTCATAGTTCCAGTTATTTGTAATTCACTGTATGGCCCCACTTCTTGGACAGGACAACATGAGAAAATGTATGAAGAAGTTTGCAAAAGTATTGTAGCGAACTACAATAAAGGCTTGCAAAATGTTCGCTTATTCTATTCTTTAAGGGAAACCAGTCCTTGTATG TACTACATACTTTCCATCAGCATGCTGGTGACATTAGGATGGGTGGCTTCGTCTATCAACAATACATTCCTGTTGTATATACTGTCCACTGTCATGCTGCTCTGGCCTGGCGTACGACAAAGGGGCATCTTCAACACACTACTCTCTATGGTCAATATGGCACCTAAATCTGTCAAATCCGAGTAA